From one Streptomyces sp. Q6 genomic stretch:
- a CDS encoding amino acid permease — MNLHKDENPGQHPHHELQLDDPLTAEGVADAGDLGYAKSLKPRHISMIAIGGAIGTGLFLGAGGNLAKAGPALAFAYAICGMFAFFVVRALGELVVHRPSSGSFVSYAREFLGERGAFIAGWMYVLNWSTAGMADITAVALYVHYWSMFTSIPQWVLAAIALAVVLTVNLISVKTFGEMEFWFAIVKVAALVLFLLIGIFFLATGREVDGNDPGFSLISDNGGFFPLGVLPVVLITQTVVFAYAAVEMVGVTAGETENPEVLVPKAVNSIMWRVGIFYVGSVVMLTLLLPWSAYSADQSPFVTVLSKIGVPSAGGIMNLVVLTAAMSSLNSGLYTTGRILRSMSMAGSAPSFTARMSGSHVPYGGILLTATAALFGVALNAWLPEDAFAIVTNISSLGVISTWCMIMLCHLVFVRRSKEGLVHRPSFRLWWSPWIELITIAFLLGVIVMMWFDKDGAGRDTVLMLIPIALCLTGGWYAVRGRVHRIADEQEAPPVDPLQ; from the coding sequence GTGAACCTGCACAAAGACGAGAACCCCGGCCAACATCCGCACCATGAACTCCAACTCGACGACCCGCTCACCGCGGAAGGCGTTGCCGACGCCGGCGACCTCGGCTATGCCAAGTCCCTGAAACCACGCCACATCAGCATGATCGCGATCGGTGGCGCGATCGGCACCGGACTCTTCCTCGGCGCGGGCGGCAACCTCGCCAAGGCGGGCCCCGCCCTCGCGTTCGCCTACGCCATCTGTGGCATGTTCGCGTTCTTCGTGGTGCGGGCGCTGGGCGAACTCGTCGTGCACCGGCCGTCGTCCGGTTCGTTCGTGTCGTACGCGCGGGAGTTCCTCGGCGAGCGGGGTGCGTTCATCGCCGGGTGGATGTACGTCCTGAACTGGTCGACCGCCGGGATGGCCGACATCACGGCGGTGGCGCTGTACGTGCACTACTGGTCGATGTTCACGTCGATCCCGCAGTGGGTGCTCGCGGCGATCGCGCTGGCGGTCGTGCTGACCGTGAACCTGATCTCCGTGAAGACCTTCGGTGAGATGGAGTTCTGGTTCGCCATCGTCAAGGTGGCCGCGCTGGTGCTGTTCCTGCTGATCGGCATCTTCTTCCTGGCCACGGGCCGCGAGGTGGACGGCAACGACCCGGGCTTCTCGCTGATCAGTGACAACGGCGGCTTCTTCCCGCTGGGCGTGCTGCCGGTCGTCCTGATCACGCAGACGGTCGTGTTCGCGTACGCGGCGGTCGAGATGGTCGGGGTGACGGCGGGCGAGACCGAGAACCCGGAGGTGCTCGTCCCGAAGGCCGTGAACTCGATCATGTGGCGGGTCGGCATCTTCTACGTCGGCTCGGTCGTGATGCTGACGCTGCTGCTGCCGTGGTCGGCGTACTCGGCGGACCAGAGCCCGTTCGTGACGGTCCTGTCGAAGATCGGCGTGCCGTCGGCCGGCGGCATCATGAACCTGGTGGTGCTGACCGCGGCGATGTCGTCGCTCAACTCCGGCCTCTACACGACCGGGCGCATCCTGCGTTCGATGTCGATGGCGGGCTCGGCGCCGTCGTTCACGGCGCGGATGAGCGGCAGCCATGTCCCGTACGGCGGCATCCTGCTGACGGCGACGGCGGCGCTGTTCGGTGTCGCGCTGAACGCGTGGCTGCCGGAGGACGCGTTCGCGATCGTCACGAACATCTCCTCGCTGGGCGTCATCTCCACCTGGTGCATGATCATGCTCTGTCACCTGGTGTTCGTGCGCCGCTCCAAGGAGGGCCTGGTGCACCGGCCGTCGTTCCGGCTGTGGTGGTCGCCGTGGATCGAGCTGATCACGATCGCGTTCCTGCTCGGCGTGATCGTGATGATGTGGTTCGACAAGGACGGCGCGGGCCGCGACACCGTGCTGATGCTCATCCCGATCGCGCTGTGTCTGACGGGCGGCTGGTACGCGGTGCGCGGGCGGGTCCACCGCATCGCCGACGAGCAGGAGGCTCCGCCGGTGGACCCGCTGCAGTAG
- a CDS encoding LAGLIDADG family homing endonuclease — translation MAGGLAGLIDTDGCGRRRVNAKGTVHGSVEYATESCELARQVSDMLLEFGVVSLIRV, via the coding sequence ATGGCTGGGGGCCTGGCTGGGCTCATCGATACCGACGGCTGTGGGCGTCGTCGTGTCAACGCCAAGGGGACCGTGCACGGCTCTGTCGAATACGCGACGGAATCCTGTGAATTGGCGCGGCAGGTTTCCGACATGCTGCTCGAGTTCGGGGTCGTGAGTCTGATCCGTGTCTGA
- a CDS encoding alkaline phosphatase PhoX, translated as MPLTRRDFARRSAATGAGVALAGSVGALATAPGALAATDDSATADAHAEGKGHRPGVGYGPLVSDPAGILALPKGFSYKVITYCGRTKLESGEFTPSNHDGTSTFEGPRGTTLLVNNHELAGARANWPHPVPLTEGLVYDPMAAGGCTVVEVRRGGEVAEWVGIAGTATNCAGGNTPWGTWLTCEETEDKAGKNGFTKDHGYVFEVDPYDRRANRAPKPIKALGRYAHEAVVVDPKRGHLYLTEDASGPNGLLYRWTPPRGFEHGRGKLRTLADDAGTYEAFKCFDSGGRFVDDLSRATKIGTVYGVDWIEVPDRGARTVSVRKQFAEGEITRARKLEGMWWGDGGAYIVASFARAESPVQHDGQVWFYDPKRRTLTLKVLLGVNPDPSVDGALDGPDNITVSPYGGLVIAEDGEGVQHLFGATDGGRTYPIARNELNIGTAEEPEYSEFTGVTFSPDGRTLFANIQTPGIMLAITGPWKRQK; from the coding sequence ATGCCGCTCACTCGCAGGGACTTCGCCAGACGCTCCGCCGCCACCGGCGCGGGAGTCGCCCTGGCCGGCTCCGTCGGCGCCCTCGCCACCGCGCCGGGCGCCCTCGCGGCCACCGACGACAGCGCCACCGCCGACGCGCACGCCGAGGGCAAGGGCCACCGGCCCGGCGTCGGCTACGGACCGCTGGTGTCCGACCCCGCCGGCATCCTCGCGCTGCCCAAGGGCTTCTCGTACAAGGTCATCACGTACTGCGGCAGGACCAAGCTGGAGTCGGGCGAGTTCACCCCGTCCAACCACGACGGCACCTCCACCTTCGAGGGCCCGCGCGGCACCACCCTGCTCGTCAACAACCACGAGTTGGCCGGCGCCCGCGCCAACTGGCCGCACCCGGTGCCGCTCACCGAGGGCCTCGTCTACGACCCGATGGCGGCCGGCGGCTGCACCGTCGTCGAGGTGCGCCGTGGCGGCGAGGTCGCGGAGTGGGTCGGCATCGCCGGCACCGCCACCAATTGCGCCGGCGGCAACACCCCCTGGGGCACCTGGCTGACCTGCGAGGAGACCGAGGACAAGGCCGGCAAGAACGGCTTCACCAAGGACCACGGCTACGTCTTCGAGGTCGACCCGTACGACCGTCGCGCCAACCGCGCGCCGAAGCCCATCAAGGCGCTCGGCCGCTACGCCCACGAGGCCGTCGTCGTCGACCCCAAGCGCGGTCACCTGTACCTGACCGAGGACGCGTCGGGCCCCAACGGCCTGCTCTACCGCTGGACCCCGCCGCGCGGCTTCGAGCACGGCCGCGGCAAGCTCCGCACCCTCGCCGACGACGCCGGCACGTACGAGGCGTTCAAGTGCTTCGACTCCGGCGGCCGGTTCGTCGACGACCTCTCGCGCGCCACGAAGATCGGCACCGTGTACGGCGTCGACTGGATCGAGGTGCCGGACCGCGGCGCCAGGACGGTCTCCGTGCGCAAGCAGTTCGCGGAGGGCGAGATCACCCGCGCCCGCAAGCTGGAGGGCATGTGGTGGGGTGACGGCGGCGCGTACATCGTCGCCTCGTTCGCCCGTGCCGAGAGCCCCGTCCAGCACGACGGACAGGTCTGGTTCTACGACCCCAAGCGCCGCACCCTCACCCTGAAGGTGCTGCTCGGCGTGAACCCGGACCCGTCGGTCGACGGCGCCCTCGACGGACCGGACAACATCACCGTCTCGCCGTACGGCGGACTCGTCATCGCCGAGGACGGCGAGGGCGTCCAGCACCTGTTCGGCGCGACCGACGGCGGGCGCACGTACCCGATCGCCCGCAACGAGCTGAACATCGGCACCGCGGAGGAGCCGGAGTACAGCGAGTTCACGGGCGTGACCTTCTCGCCCGACGGCCGCACCCTGTTCGCCAACATCCAGACCCCCGGCATCATGCTCGCGATCACCGGGCCCTGGAAGCGCCAGAAGTAG
- a CDS encoding MFS transporter, with protein MSSAPPATESASASRRTVARPGTVLTLIVTAYLMVGLDATVVNVALPDIRRTLHFSPTGLSWVLNAYTLAFGGLLLLGGRIGDIVGRRRALTIGVLLFAAASLAGGLAADSGPLLAARAVQGAGAALIAPSTLALITTHFAEGPARHRALAVYSSMAGIGASIGLVVGGALTDLASWRWALLVNVPIGVALAAALPRAVRETPRHTGRFDAVGAITGTAGMFLLVYAFIRVSDSGWSDTRALTCFASAAALLVGFLRVESRARQPIAPLTLFRDRGRAAAYAVILLLPAGNFGAFYFLTLYVQQVLDYSPLRAGFAFMPLTAGVFATVRVVPRLLARFGAKPLLLTGSLLMVAAGGWLSRLDLGDGYATGLLGPMLLLGVGVGLSFMPLNATILAGVTPREAGAASGLLQTFQWLGGTLGLAVLVTVYGTATRGAHGSADAVLVHGATRAFEVGAGIAVIALAVIVTVLRGYRSRTSE; from the coding sequence ATGTCCTCCGCACCGCCCGCCACCGAGTCCGCCTCGGCCTCACGGCGCACCGTAGCGCGCCCCGGCACCGTCCTCACCCTCATCGTGACCGCGTATCTGATGGTCGGCCTCGACGCCACCGTCGTGAACGTGGCCCTGCCCGACATCCGGCGCACCCTGCACTTCTCGCCGACCGGCCTGTCCTGGGTCCTCAACGCCTACACCCTCGCCTTCGGCGGCCTGCTCCTGCTGGGCGGCCGGATCGGCGACATCGTCGGGCGGCGCAGGGCGCTCACCATCGGCGTCCTGCTCTTCGCCGCCGCCTCCCTGGCCGGCGGGCTCGCCGCCGACAGCGGGCCGTTGCTCGCCGCGCGAGCCGTGCAGGGCGCCGGCGCCGCACTCATCGCGCCCAGCACCCTCGCCCTGATCACCACGCACTTCGCCGAGGGACCCGCCCGGCACCGGGCCCTCGCCGTCTACTCCTCGATGGCCGGGATCGGCGCCTCCATCGGGCTCGTCGTGGGCGGCGCGCTCACCGACCTCGCGTCCTGGCGCTGGGCGCTGCTCGTCAACGTACCGATCGGCGTCGCCCTGGCCGCGGCCCTGCCCCGCGCGGTCCGCGAGACGCCCCGCCACACCGGGCGGTTCGACGCGGTGGGAGCAATCACCGGCACCGCGGGGATGTTCCTCCTCGTCTACGCCTTCATCCGGGTCTCCGACAGCGGCTGGTCCGACACCCGCGCACTCACCTGCTTCGCCTCGGCGGCCGCGCTGCTCGTCGGCTTCCTCCGCGTCGAGTCGCGCGCCCGGCAGCCCATCGCGCCGCTCACCCTCTTCCGCGACCGGGGCAGGGCGGCCGCCTACGCGGTGATCCTGCTGCTGCCCGCGGGGAACTTCGGCGCCTTCTACTTCCTCACCCTGTACGTCCAACAGGTCCTGGACTACAGCCCGTTGCGGGCGGGGTTCGCCTTCATGCCGCTGACGGCCGGTGTGTTCGCGACGGTGCGCGTCGTGCCACGGCTGCTCGCCCGCTTCGGCGCGAAGCCGCTGCTGCTCACCGGTTCACTCCTGATGGTGGCCGCCGGCGGCTGGCTCTCCCGGCTCGACCTCGGGGACGGCTACGCGACCGGGCTGCTCGGCCCGATGCTGCTGCTCGGTGTGGGCGTCGGCCTGAGCTTCATGCCGCTGAACGCGACGATCCTGGCGGGCGTCACCCCGCGCGAGGCGGGCGCGGCCTCGGGCCTGCTGCAGACCTTCCAGTGGCTCGGCGGCACGCTGGGCCTCGCGGTGCTGGTCACGGTGTACGGCACGGCGACGCGCGGCGCGCACGGCTCGGCGGACGCCGTCCTGGTGCATGGCGCGACGAGGGCCTTCGAGGTGGGAGCCGGGATCGCCGTGATCGCACTCGCCGTGATCGTGACGGTGCTGCGGGGCTACAGGTCCCGGACCAGCGAGTAG